A window from Aerococcus sp. Group 1 encodes these proteins:
- a CDS encoding ComF family protein produces MSECLLCQESFQEKLSLKEFFAWKSWEPIIICPTCQEAFHYLKGPRCQQCSREWEGGDYCPDCLTWQREDGWYFRNYSLCAYNAVFKDWLHTLKSKGDVRVAGLFTQELKKIRGDYPGYTWLAIPGSSAKFKKRGFHQSELILDQAGIPYQRLIHLAGSKKKQAQLNRQERLANQRQIERLTEGPLPQKILLFDDVYTTGATIHQVARFLESFGVEEIASLTLGR; encoded by the coding sequence ATGAGTGAGTGCTTATTGTGTCAAGAAAGTTTCCAGGAAAAGCTTAGCTTAAAAGAATTCTTCGCCTGGAAGAGCTGGGAGCCTATTATTATCTGTCCAACTTGCCAAGAGGCCTTTCATTATTTAAAGGGGCCGCGTTGTCAGCAATGTAGCCGGGAATGGGAGGGAGGGGACTACTGTCCTGACTGTTTGACCTGGCAAAGGGAGGATGGCTGGTACTTTCGTAATTACTCGCTCTGCGCCTATAATGCTGTTTTTAAAGACTGGCTACATACCCTGAAAAGTAAGGGCGATGTCAGGGTGGCCGGCTTATTTACTCAAGAACTCAAAAAGATTAGAGGCGACTATCCCGGATACACCTGGTTAGCCATCCCTGGCTCAAGTGCAAAGTTTAAAAAACGTGGTTTTCATCAAAGTGAGCTTATTTTGGACCAGGCGGGTATTCCCTACCAACGCTTAATCCACCTAGCTGGATCCAAAAAGAAACAGGCCCAGTTGAACCGTCAAGAGCGCTTAGCTAACCAACGCCAGATTGAACGCTTGACTGAAGGACCACTTCCTCAAAAAATTCTTCTCTTTGATGATGTCTATACAACCGGTGCGACGATCCACCAAGTGGCCCGTTTTTTAGAATCTTTTGGGGTAGAAGAAATCGCGTCACTCACGCTGGGACGTTAG
- the secA gene encoding preprotein translocase subunit SecA, whose protein sequence is MANILRKMFDNDKRELKRFNKQAKKVEALADKYSEYSDEQLRAKTTSFRERLAYGESLEDILVEAFATVREAAKRVLGLYPYHVQIVGGLALHYGNIAEMKTGEGKTLTETMPVYLNALEGKGVHVVTVNDYLARRDSVDMGEVYRFLGLTVGLNTNDLTAEEKRAAYHCDVTYSTNNELGFDYLRDNMVVYKEQMVQRPLHYAIVDEVDSILIDEARTPLIISGQAEQSTALYQRADYFVKSLKEEEDYVIDIESKTISLTEQGVDKAESVFHLDNLYDVENGPLIHHIDTALRANYIMIRDIDYVVQDDEVKIVDGFTGRIMEGRHYSDGLHQGIEAKENVPIQNESKTMATITFQNYFRMYDKLAGMTGTAKTEEQEFREIYDMDVIQIPTNRPVQREDALDKIYPNLMTKFRAVADEIETRHKKGQPVLVGTVAVETSELLSRMLSERNIPHNVLNAKNHAREAEIIAQAGQEGAVTIATNMAGRGTDIKLGPGVKDLGGLAVIGTERHESRRIDDQLRGRSGRQGDPGFSRFYLSLEDDLMRRFGSDRVKAIWENLHLEDDDVSIENPMLTRQVESAQKRVEGNNYDTRKSVLEYDEVMREQREIIYSQRQQIIDEKESLNDIMWAMIERTVERMVEQYTAGTEKEWNLEALYDQVSTEILHSDAIQSSDLQGKSQDELKQFITDKARQRFQEKLENIANPDLILEFEKVVILRAVDTRWTDHIDAMDQLRQGVGLRAYAQNNPLVEYQTEGYERFNDMISGIEYDASRIFMNSEIRQNLQRQQV, encoded by the coding sequence ATGGCCAACATTTTAAGAAAAATGTTTGATAACGATAAAAGAGAATTAAAACGTTTTAATAAACAAGCAAAAAAAGTGGAAGCACTTGCTGATAAATACAGTGAGTATTCTGATGAACAATTACGGGCAAAAACAACTTCTTTTCGTGAGCGTCTCGCTTATGGGGAGAGCTTAGAAGACATCTTAGTCGAAGCCTTTGCCACTGTTCGGGAAGCCGCTAAACGGGTTTTAGGTTTATATCCCTACCATGTCCAAATCGTGGGGGGCTTAGCCCTGCATTATGGGAATATTGCTGAGATGAAAACCGGGGAAGGGAAGACTTTGACGGAGACCATGCCAGTTTACCTCAATGCCTTAGAAGGTAAAGGGGTTCATGTGGTAACAGTCAACGACTACCTAGCCCGTCGTGACTCGGTTGATATGGGAGAAGTCTATCGATTCCTAGGCCTCACAGTTGGTTTAAATACTAATGACCTAACCGCCGAAGAAAAACGCGCGGCCTACCACTGTGATGTGACTTATTCCACCAACAACGAATTAGGATTTGACTATTTACGTGACAACATGGTCGTTTATAAAGAGCAAATGGTTCAACGTCCCTTGCATTATGCCATTGTCGATGAGGTAGACTCCATTCTAATTGATGAGGCCCGGACACCTTTGATCATTTCTGGACAGGCCGAACAGTCAACTGCACTTTACCAACGGGCTGATTATTTTGTAAAATCCTTGAAAGAGGAAGAAGACTATGTCATTGATATTGAATCAAAAACCATTAGTCTGACCGAACAAGGTGTCGATAAGGCGGAATCTGTCTTCCATTTAGATAATCTTTATGATGTGGAAAACGGTCCGCTTATCCACCACATTGATACCGCCTTACGGGCTAACTACATTATGATCCGTGATATTGATTACGTGGTTCAAGATGATGAAGTTAAGATTGTGGATGGTTTTACCGGGCGGATTATGGAAGGACGGCACTACTCAGATGGCCTCCACCAAGGGATTGAAGCCAAGGAAAATGTTCCCATTCAAAATGAATCCAAAACCATGGCCACCATTACCTTCCAAAATTATTTCCGTATGTACGACAAATTAGCTGGGATGACCGGGACAGCTAAAACCGAAGAACAAGAATTTCGTGAAATCTATGATATGGATGTTATTCAAATTCCTACCAACCGTCCGGTGCAAAGAGAAGATGCCTTGGATAAGATTTACCCTAACTTGATGACCAAGTTCCGTGCGGTAGCCGATGAAATTGAGACTCGCCACAAAAAGGGTCAACCTGTTTTGGTAGGGACTGTGGCAGTGGAAACCTCGGAATTACTTTCACGGATGCTCAGTGAACGGAACATTCCACATAATGTCTTAAACGCTAAAAACCATGCCCGTGAAGCTGAAATCATTGCCCAAGCAGGACAAGAAGGCGCCGTAACTATTGCCACCAATATGGCTGGTCGTGGGACCGACATTAAATTAGGACCTGGCGTTAAAGACCTGGGCGGTCTAGCGGTTATTGGGACGGAACGCCATGAATCACGCCGGATTGATGATCAGTTGCGGGGCCGTTCTGGCCGGCAAGGAGACCCAGGTTTCTCTCGCTTCTACTTATCTTTAGAAGATGACTTGATGCGTCGCTTTGGTTCTGACCGGGTGAAAGCGATTTGGGAAAACCTCCACTTAGAGGATGATGATGTCTCAATTGAAAATCCCATGCTGACTCGCCAAGTGGAATCTGCTCAAAAACGGGTAGAAGGTAATAACTACGATACCCGTAAGAGTGTTTTAGAATACGACGAAGTCATGCGTGAACAACGGGAAATCATCTATAGCCAACGTCAACAAATTATCGATGAGAAAGAATCCCTCAATGATATCATGTGGGCAATGATTGAACGTACCGTTGAGCGAATGGTAGAACAGTACACTGCTGGAACGGAAAAAGAGTGGAACTTAGAAGCCCTCTATGACCAAGTGTCTACTGAGATCTTACATTCTGACGCTATCCAATCCAGTGATTTACAAGGTAAGTCTCAAGACGAGCTCAAGCAATTCATTACCGATAAAGCTCGCCAACGCTTCCAAGAAAAGTTAGAGAATATTGCTAACCCTGATCTGATCTTGGAATTTGAAAAGGTGGTTATTCTGCGGGCAGTTGACACCCGTTGGACCGACCATATTGATGCCATGGATCAATTACGTCAAGGGGTAGGGCTAAGAGCCTATGCGCAAAATAACCCACTAGTGGAATACCAAACTGAAGGTTATGAACGCTTCAATGATATGATTTCTGGCATTGAATACGATGCCAGTCGGATCTTTATGAATTCTGAAATCCGTCAAAACCTACAAAGACAACAAGTTTAA
- the pnpS gene encoding two-component system histidine kinase PnpS: MKRLTLIITTVFSLLFILYSFLFAYNANEVVQVTVQQETQESMRDTVHSVERITKNLTAEDVVNNSSAWFDAQQEIMNTLNPMERVSIYDANHKEVLSFGNKLLANIPFTEAGKQALDKNLAFTEFENEEDMTTYEYTGLIKNKNHQPIASIRVLRNVNDITEAQNRLLIVSVGGSVVMVLILLAILSYYFKKIAQPIYSISDVVGRLSKSDYSIRYNQLGVAEIDELGDDINDLASNLSRQDIQISMQEERLQLLMDYLVVGVLMIDKKHRIKVANKAAYSIFDLDDNVINHKYEEVLTGYRLLQMIETCYSTKENVNDEVYLYYPKELILDVNILYVPKKANVSGISEQVVVLAYDITEIRRLEKVRSDFIANASHELKTPVTALKGFTETLLDGALEDEDTAREFVEIMNREANRLGFLINDILDLAKIEQDQLGHRSETVQLNRVIAEVVHSLEIPASENRVEVHYDNDLEAGIRFTTEEMRLKQILTNLINNAIKYNKAEGGQVWISSTVTEDDKYVVVAIRDNGLGIPDEDIPRIFERFYRVDKTRSTASGGTGLGLSIVRNLVASMSGKIDVVSELNEGSTFTVYLPKNDKSLLETEADASLSADSE; the protein is encoded by the coding sequence ATGAAACGTTTAACTTTAATCATAACAACAGTGTTTTCACTGTTGTTTATTTTATATAGTTTTCTTTTTGCTTATAATGCTAACGAAGTTGTTCAAGTCACTGTCCAGCAGGAAACCCAAGAATCCATGCGGGATACAGTCCATTCGGTTGAGCGCATCACTAAGAACTTGACCGCAGAAGATGTGGTGAACAATAGTTCTGCTTGGTTTGATGCCCAGCAGGAAATTATGAATACCCTTAACCCTATGGAACGGGTGTCTATTTATGACGCTAACCATAAGGAAGTTCTCTCGTTTGGTAATAAACTCTTAGCCAATATTCCCTTTACCGAAGCGGGGAAGCAGGCCTTAGATAAGAATTTAGCCTTTACCGAGTTTGAAAATGAAGAAGATATGACCACCTATGAATACACTGGCTTGATCAAGAATAAGAACCACCAGCCCATCGCTTCAATCCGAGTTCTGCGGAATGTTAACGATATAACAGAGGCACAAAACCGCTTATTGATCGTGTCTGTCGGTGGGTCGGTGGTCATGGTCTTAATCCTTTTAGCGATTCTGTCCTATTACTTTAAAAAGATTGCCCAACCCATCTATTCCATTTCCGACGTGGTCGGTCGATTGTCTAAAAGTGACTACTCGATTCGTTATAATCAGCTGGGAGTGGCTGAAATTGACGAGTTGGGAGACGATATCAATGATCTAGCCAGCAATTTGTCCCGGCAAGATATCCAAATTTCCATGCAGGAGGAACGTTTACAACTCCTGATGGACTATCTGGTGGTGGGGGTTTTAATGATTGATAAAAAACACCGGATTAAAGTGGCTAATAAGGCAGCCTATAGTATTTTTGATTTAGATGATAATGTGATCAATCATAAATATGAAGAAGTGCTGACAGGCTATCGGCTCTTACAAATGATAGAAACCTGCTACTCCACCAAAGAAAATGTTAACGATGAAGTTTACCTCTATTATCCTAAGGAATTGATTTTGGATGTTAATATTCTCTATGTTCCTAAGAAGGCCAATGTCTCTGGAATCAGTGAGCAGGTAGTGGTATTAGCCTATGATATTACTGAAATTCGCCGTTTAGAAAAAGTGCGCTCTGATTTCATTGCCAATGCTTCCCACGAATTAAAGACACCTGTCACCGCCTTAAAAGGCTTTACGGAAACCTTACTTGATGGGGCCTTAGAAGATGAGGATACCGCTCGAGAATTTGTCGAGATTATGAACCGGGAAGCTAACCGACTGGGTTTTCTCATTAATGATATTTTAGATTTGGCTAAGATTGAGCAAGACCAACTCGGTCACCGTAGTGAAACAGTGCAACTGAACCGTGTGATTGCTGAAGTCGTTCATTCTTTAGAAATTCCTGCCAGCGAAAATCGAGTGGAAGTCCACTATGATAATGATCTTGAAGCAGGCATTCGTTTTACTACCGAAGAAATGCGCTTAAAGCAGATTTTGACCAATTTAATCAACAATGCGATCAAATACAACAAGGCTGAGGGAGGTCAAGTTTGGATTAGTTCTACAGTGACTGAGGATGATAAATATGTTGTTGTTGCTATAAGAGATAATGGTCTTGGCATTCCTGACGAAGATATCCCTCGGATTTTTGAACGTTTCTATCGGGTAGACAAGACCCGGTCAACTGCTTCTGGTGGGACTGGTCTTGGCCTGTCTATTGTCCGAAATTTAGTCGCATCAATGAGTGGAAAGATTGATGTGGTCAGCGAACTCAATGAGGGATCGACGTTTACAGTCTATTTGCCTAAAAACGATAAAAGTTTACTAGAAACAGAAGCAGACGCCTCCCTGTCTGCTGATAGTGAATAG
- a CDS encoding deoxynucleoside kinase, with product MIVFAGTIGAGKSTYAGKLAEYLGTKVFYEPVEENPILDKYYQDPKKYAFSLQIYFLNQRFKNIKAAFFDNNNVLDRSIYEDELFTYLNVLNGNISEEEFAIYRDLLANMMEELDSLPKKAPDLLVFLDSSLDNAVKNIKKRGRVYEQPSSDNGLYDYYRQLHSHYGQWYAEYDQSPKMRLNVDNYDIHRPQDAQIIFDSIGTYLEKIQ from the coding sequence GTGATAGTTTTTGCTGGAACCATCGGCGCAGGAAAATCGACCTATGCCGGAAAATTAGCTGAATATTTAGGCACAAAAGTATTTTACGAACCTGTCGAGGAAAACCCCATCCTTGATAAATATTACCAAGACCCCAAGAAATATGCCTTTTCCTTACAGATTTACTTTTTAAACCAACGTTTTAAAAATATTAAGGCAGCCTTTTTCGATAATAATAACGTTTTGGACCGTAGTATTTACGAAGACGAGCTTTTCACCTATTTGAATGTCTTAAACGGGAATATCTCTGAAGAAGAGTTTGCCATCTACCGTGACTTACTAGCCAACATGATGGAAGAATTAGACAGCCTACCTAAAAAGGCTCCTGACCTCTTAGTCTTTTTAGATAGTTCCCTAGACAACGCTGTCAAAAACATCAAAAAACGGGGCCGGGTTTATGAACAACCAAGTTCTGATAACGGCCTTTACGATTATTACCGTCAACTCCACAGCCACTATGGTCAATGGTATGCAGAATATGACCAGTCACCTAAAATGCGGCTAAATGTGGATAATTATGACATTCATCGCCCCCAAGACGCCCAAATTATTTTCGATAGCATTGGCACTTACTTAGAAAAAATTCAATAG
- the hpf gene encoding ribosome hibernation-promoting factor, HPF/YfiA family → MFTYNVRGENIEITPAIRDYAENKISKIEKYFKDAPDTTVYVNAKVYQNGEAKAEVTVPLPRLTLRAEETSQDLYGSIDLVVDKLERQVKKYKTRINRKSREKGISDVMFTENNQEDSKDDNDSNIEIVRTKSIAVKPMSAEEAVLQMEMLGHSFFIYEDAESESVSLVYKRHNGKYGLIEIEKDIVNE, encoded by the coding sequence ATGTTTACTTACAATGTTCGCGGAGAAAATATTGAAATCACTCCTGCTATCCGTGATTATGCAGAGAATAAGATTTCAAAAATCGAGAAATACTTTAAAGACGCTCCGGATACAACCGTCTATGTGAATGCCAAAGTCTACCAAAACGGAGAGGCTAAAGCAGAAGTTACCGTTCCCCTACCACGTTTAACCTTACGGGCTGAAGAAACCTCACAAGACCTTTACGGTAGCATTGACTTAGTGGTTGATAAACTCGAACGCCAAGTGAAGAAATATAAAACTCGGATTAACCGCAAATCACGTGAAAAAGGCATTTCTGACGTGATGTTTACTGAAAACAATCAAGAAGACAGTAAAGATGACAATGACAGCAATATTGAAATTGTCCGCACCAAGAGTATTGCGGTAAAACCAATGAGCGCAGAAGAAGCGGTCTTACAAATGGAAATGTTAGGACACTCATTCTTTATTTATGAAGATGCTGAAAGTGAAAGCGTGTCCTTAGTTTACAAACGCCATAACGGTAAGTACGGTTTAATCGAAATCGAAAAAGACATCGTTAACGAATAA
- the prfB gene encoding peptide chain release factor 2 (programmed frameshift) gives MEISELRHLLAENQEQLASFGRSLDLEELEAQLAEYQDRMLAPDFWDDPSQAQEVINENNQVKAVYDTYHKLLSTYEDLQAYDDLLTEEEADQELYQDFEDQVLAFQEEMEDYERHMLLNGPHDKASAILDIHPGAGGTESQDWASMLLRMYQRWADSHDFTFNLFDYQAGDEAGIKSATFEIKGNNAYGLLKSEHGIHRLVRISPFDSNKRRHTSFASVEVMPEIDQNTEIEINDDDLRIDVFRASGAGGQHINKTSSAVRITHIPTGIVVSSQSQRSQLQNRETAMKTLQAKLARLLEEKNAQELDEIRGEKSEIAWGSQIRSYVFHPYQMVKDHRTNYEEGDTSKVMDGNIDGFIDAYLKETINQD, from the exons ATGGAAATTAGTGAATTACGTCATCTATTAGCAGAAAACCAAGAACAATTAGCCAGCTTCGGGAGGTCTCTT GACTTAGAGGAGTTAGAAGCTCAATTAGCTGAATATCAAGACCGCATGTTAGCCCCTGATTTCTGGGACGACCCCAGCCAGGCCCAGGAAGTAATCAATGAAAATAATCAAGTCAAGGCGGTTTATGATACCTACCATAAATTACTGTCAACTTACGAAGACTTACAGGCTTATGATGACTTACTTACAGAGGAAGAGGCTGACCAAGAGCTCTACCAGGACTTTGAAGACCAAGTGCTCGCCTTCCAGGAAGAGATGGAGGATTATGAGCGCCATATGTTACTCAATGGCCCCCACGACAAGGCATCGGCTATTTTAGATATTCATCCTGGGGCGGGAGGAACTGAGTCTCAAGACTGGGCCAGCATGCTGCTTAGGATGTATCAACGCTGGGCGGATAGTCATGATTTTACTTTTAATCTCTTTGACTACCAGGCAGGCGATGAAGCGGGGATCAAGTCGGCTACCTTTGAAATTAAAGGCAATAATGCTTATGGCTTATTAAAATCGGAGCACGGCATCCACCGCTTGGTTCGCATTTCTCCCTTTGACTCCAACAAGCGCCGGCATACTTCCTTTGCTTCAGTGGAAGTCATGCCTGAGATTGACCAGAATACGGAAATAGAAATCAATGATGATGACTTGCGGATCGATGTTTTTCGTGCTTCTGGTGCTGGGGGTCAACATATTAATAAAACCTCATCAGCTGTTCGCATTACCCACATTCCAACTGGGATTGTGGTTTCCTCACAAAGTCAACGCTCACAATTACAAAACCGGGAAACCGCTATGAAAACGTTGCAAGCCAAACTCGCCCGTTTATTAGAAGAAAAGAACGCCCAAGAACTTGATGAAATTCGGGGCGAAAAGTCTGAGATCGCCTGGGGTTCTCAAATTCGTTCTTATGTTTTCCACCCCTACCAAATGGTCAAAGACCATCGGACGAATTATGAAGAAGGCGATACCAGTAAGGTGATGGATGGCAATATCGATGGTTTTATCGATGCCTATCTCAAAGAGACTATCAATCAGGATTAA
- a CDS encoding bifunctional 4-hydroxy-2-oxoglutarate aldolase/2-dehydro-3-deoxy-phosphogluconate aldolase, which produces MAETFKEQLGKEQLLPLYTVNDLGSVALAEAVLSENNLSFIEVTYRSDLASQAIQQLSDRGKLVVGAGTVRDLDTAKDAVDHGAQFIVSPGLSTEVVNYCLKEDIPVFPGAVTPSEIMQAMDLGLDVVKFFPANVYGGLSAIKSLAGPFFDIQFIPTGGVNNDNFTDYLANDAVLAVGGSFILSEKEVLKDEGKTASEKLAALTKQLH; this is translated from the coding sequence ATGGCAGAAACTTTTAAAGAACAATTGGGTAAAGAGCAACTCTTACCCTTATACACGGTCAATGACTTAGGGTCGGTAGCCTTAGCTGAGGCGGTTTTAAGCGAAAATAACTTATCCTTTATCGAAGTGACCTACCGCAGTGACCTGGCTTCTCAAGCCATCCAGCAATTGTCGGATAGGGGAAAATTAGTTGTGGGAGCAGGCACAGTCCGTGACTTGGATACCGCCAAGGACGCCGTTGACCATGGCGCGCAATTTATTGTCAGTCCTGGTTTATCGACTGAAGTGGTCAACTATTGTTTGAAGGAAGATATTCCTGTTTTCCCCGGAGCAGTTACTCCAAGTGAAATCATGCAAGCCATGGATTTAGGCCTTGACGTGGTGAAATTCTTCCCAGCCAATGTCTATGGGGGGCTGTCAGCGATTAAGTCTTTAGCAGGACCTTTCTTTGATATTCAATTCATCCCCACTGGCGGGGTCAATAATGATAACTTCACCGACTATTTAGCCAATGATGCCGTATTGGCAGTGGGGGGCTCCTTTATCTTGTCTGAAAAAGAGGTCTTAAAAGATGAAGGAAAGACAGCCTCAGAAAAATTAGCGGCCTTAACCAAGCAGCTCCACTAA
- a CDS encoding response regulator transcription factor — MKKVLVVDDEESIRKLLEYNLSKEGYEVTSSADGKAAYDLASEKNFDFIILDLMLPSMDGMDVCKQLRQDKVNTPILMLTAKDDELEKIIGLELGADDYMTKPFSPREVVARMKAILRRSRDYGKVASDQEDKKEADQDPAGEEESVIQVGDITINKSDFSVTAHGQAVDMTKKEFELLTYLAERVDRIVSREILLSKIWDFDYSVGSRLVDVHISHLREKIEKDPKNPEYIITVRGFGYKFEVPKA; from the coding sequence ATGAAGAAAGTTCTAGTCGTGGATGACGAAGAATCAATTCGGAAGTTGTTAGAATATAACCTATCTAAAGAAGGCTATGAGGTCACTTCATCGGCTGATGGTAAGGCAGCCTATGATCTTGCAAGCGAGAAAAACTTTGATTTTATTATATTAGATTTGATGCTTCCTTCCATGGATGGAATGGATGTATGTAAGCAATTGCGTCAAGATAAGGTAAATACACCGATCTTGATGCTAACTGCCAAGGATGATGAATTAGAAAAAATTATTGGCCTTGAACTGGGAGCGGACGATTATATGACAAAACCCTTTAGTCCGCGAGAAGTAGTCGCGCGAATGAAGGCCATCTTACGTCGGTCACGTGATTATGGTAAAGTGGCTAGTGACCAGGAAGACAAGAAGGAAGCTGACCAAGACCCAGCCGGGGAAGAGGAATCAGTGATCCAGGTAGGCGATATCACTATTAATAAGAGTGACTTTTCTGTTACTGCCCATGGGCAAGCGGTAGATATGACAAAGAAAGAATTTGAACTCTTAACTTATTTAGCTGAACGGGTCGACCGGATTGTTTCTCGGGAAATTCTCTTATCCAAGATTTGGGATTTTGATTACTCGGTAGGTTCCCGCTTAGTGGATGTGCATATCAGTCACTTACGGGAAAAGATTGAAAAGGATCCTAAAAATCCTGAATACATCATTACGGTTAGAGGCTTTGGCTATAAATTTGAGGTGCCCAAAGCATGA
- a CDS encoding YigZ family protein has translation MIEYRTIKCAGEHEIEIKKSRFICRIQRAYTKEEADAFVEEVRKEHYKATHNCVAYQIGEHNEIQRALDDGEPSGTAGVPMLEVLKNMDLKNVACVVTRYFGGTKLGTGGLVRAYSGAVSEAVHQIGVVERRLQTQVDVTIDYSLNGSMAYWVENSPYSLLDTTYLEKVTYHLGVPSQEVDKLQEELTNLTAAQASFHIGEEVYVDVPVPVDTDQ, from the coding sequence ATGATTGAATACCGTACCATTAAATGTGCTGGTGAACATGAAATAGAAATCAAAAAATCACGCTTTATTTGTCGGATTCAGCGTGCCTACACGAAGGAAGAAGCCGACGCTTTTGTTGAAGAAGTCAGAAAAGAACATTATAAGGCCACCCACAACTGTGTCGCCTACCAAATCGGTGAGCATAATGAAATTCAAAGGGCCCTCGATGATGGTGAACCCAGCGGAACAGCTGGAGTGCCCATGCTGGAAGTCCTAAAAAATATGGATTTAAAAAACGTTGCCTGTGTGGTTACCCGGTATTTTGGGGGCACCAAATTGGGAACTGGCGGTCTAGTCCGTGCCTATAGCGGTGCCGTTTCCGAAGCTGTCCACCAGATTGGTGTGGTTGAACGCCGCTTGCAAACCCAAGTCGATGTGACTATCGATTATTCCCTCAATGGCAGTATGGCCTACTGGGTGGAAAACTCCCCCTATTCTCTCCTAGACACCACCTACTTGGAAAAAGTGACCTATCACTTAGGCGTTCCGAGCCAAGAAGTGGACAAACTCCAAGAAGAACTCACCAACCTTACTGCTGCCCAAGCCAGCTTTCATATTGGTGAAGAGGTCTATGTGGACGTACCTGTCCCGGTCGATACTGATCAATAA
- a CDS encoding DEAD/DEAH box helicase, translated as MQDLLLGRLLAASELPDNLDLNSIPSLPAIKAEGKQLICQRCFNQLAFQPNPCLCDGLCFYCLNCLAFAKLRTCDRLYYDLDPHFYFRDLCREQTYLEWPGTLSPQQEQCAKQLLTSYQAGRDHLVWAVTGAGKTEMIFPLVDYALRQGQRIALATPRVDVCNELFPRFQAAFPDIDILLLHGKVDHPYRLSPLTIASTHQLLRFYQAFDLLIVDEVDAFPYHGDPLLEAASRRAVKDTGVRVELTATPSRDQQRAIKQEKVAASILPARYHRHPLPVPKHRWVGNWRQAIAKGRLPGVLGSTIKSFLKKGESFLLFLPHIALMEELEKILHKHFKQVSFTSVSSKDPDRIEKVAAMREQTYQFLLTTTILERGVTFPGIHVIVLGSEDRVFNTSSLVQIAGRVGRKPDQASGQVYFLHEGKTKASLQAVKQILWLNQEARKRGLIDE; from the coding sequence GTGCAAGACTTACTTTTAGGACGGCTGCTGGCGGCGAGTGAGCTGCCCGATAACCTTGATTTAAACAGTATTCCTAGTCTCCCAGCGATTAAAGCTGAGGGAAAGCAATTAATTTGCCAACGTTGTTTTAACCAGCTGGCTTTTCAGCCTAATCCTTGTCTTTGTGACGGCCTCTGTTTTTATTGTTTAAATTGCCTGGCCTTCGCCAAATTAAGGACCTGCGACCGGCTTTATTATGACCTAGACCCTCACTTTTACTTTAGAGACTTATGTCGGGAGCAAACTTACCTAGAATGGCCCGGGACCCTATCGCCCCAGCAAGAGCAGTGTGCTAAACAATTACTGACTTCCTATCAAGCGGGGCGGGATCACTTGGTTTGGGCGGTCACTGGAGCAGGGAAAACAGAGATGATTTTTCCCCTAGTGGACTATGCCCTCCGTCAGGGTCAGCGTATCGCCTTGGCTACGCCTCGGGTCGATGTCTGTAATGAGTTATTTCCCCGCTTTCAAGCTGCCTTTCCGGATATTGATATTCTCCTCCTCCATGGCAAGGTGGACCACCCCTACCGGCTTAGCCCCTTGACTATTGCTTCGACCCACCAGTTACTGCGCTTTTACCAGGCCTTTGATCTTTTAATTGTTGATGAAGTCGATGCTTTTCCCTACCATGGTGACCCTTTATTAGAGGCAGCTAGTCGGCGAGCAGTTAAAGACACCGGCGTGCGAGTGGAACTCACGGCCACCCCTTCAAGAGACCAGCAAAGGGCTATCAAGCAGGAAAAAGTTGCCGCTTCTATCCTGCCAGCCCGCTACCACCGCCATCCTCTCCCGGTTCCTAAGCACCGCTGGGTGGGCAATTGGCGACAAGCTATTGCTAAGGGGCGCTTGCCGGGCGTATTAGGGTCAACCATCAAGTCTTTTTTGAAGAAGGGCGAGTCTTTTTTACTCTTCCTTCCCCATATCGCCTTGATGGAAGAACTCGAAAAAATTCTCCATAAGCATTTTAAGCAAGTAAGCTTTACCAGTGTTTCCTCTAAAGATCCCGATCGGATTGAAAAGGTAGCTGCCATGCGTGAACAGACTTATCAGTTTTTACTGACTACTACTATTTTAGAGCGGGGCGTGACCTTTCCTGGAATTCACGTCATTGTCTTAGGGAGTGAGGACCGGGTCTTTAACACCTCCTCCTTAGTTCAGATTGCTGGACGGGTAGGACGAAAACCTGACCAAGCCAGCGGGCAGGTGTATTTCCTTCATGAGGGGAAAACCAAGGCCAGCTTGCAAGCGGTCAAGCAGATTCTCTGGCTAAATCAAGAAGCTAGGAAGCGGGGCTTGATTGATGAGTGA